In Arcobacter ellisii, a genomic segment contains:
- a CDS encoding DUF445 family protein — MNRTDITNIITVLIMAYGYSNDNNVIYMIGIFALSGAVTNTLAIHMLFEKVPFLYGSGVIESKFGAFKTSIHNLLMNQFFTRENLTKFFQEEMSSAKKTIDFEKILNKTDFTPAYDSLKESVMQSSFGGMLGMFGGEAALEPLREPFTKKLQASIISISSTDAFQEVVNEALKSEDLSADIYDKLSKIVNARLEELTPKMVKELVQNLIKEHLGWLVIWGAVFGGLIGLVSALVA; from the coding sequence ATGAATAGAACTGATATAACAAATATTATCACTGTTTTAATCATGGCATATGGTTATTCAAATGATAATAATGTGATTTATATGATAGGAATTTTTGCTTTAAGTGGAGCAGTTACAAATACTTTGGCAATTCATATGTTATTTGAAAAAGTTCCTTTTTTATATGGAAGTGGAGTAATAGAGAGTAAATTTGGTGCTTTTAAAACTTCAATTCATAATCTTTTGATGAATCAGTTTTTTACTCGTGAAAATTTAACAAAATTTTTTCAAGAAGAGATGAGTAGTGCTAAAAAAACAATAGACTTTGAGAAAATATTAAATAAAACTGATTTTACACCAGCTTATGATTCTTTGAAAGAATCTGTAATGCAATCATCTTTTGGTGGAATGTTAGGAATGTTTGGAGGTGAAGCAGCTTTAGAACCTCTTAGAGAGCCATTTACAAAAAAACTTCAAGCTTCAATTATCTCTATCTCTTCAACTGATGCTTTCCAAGAAGTGGTAAATGAAGCTTTAAAATCAGAAGATTTAAGTGCTGATATCTATGATAAATTAAGCAAAATAGTAAATGCAAGACTTGAAGAGTTAACTCCAAAAATGGTAAAAGAGTTAGTTCAAAATCTAATCAAAGAACATTTAGGATGGTTAGTTATTTGGGGAGCTGTTTTTGGTGGACTAATTGGATTAGTTAGTGCATTAGTTGCCTAA
- a CDS encoding lysophospholipid acyltransferase family protein, which translates to MIDIQKEIEKKFPKIKEKENFLKKSLFKIAKKIVHEDSINQFLSQNSHLKGFEFVDAVLDYFDFDYTASSNDFQNIPTSGKVVIIANHPLGGLDALCLLRLISQVRKDVKIVANDFLAGFEALNSLLIPIDNYKIRQSKNDIKKIYEALNNEEAVIIFPAGEVSRATTKGIKDPVWNKGFLSFAQNTNSPILPIFLDAKNSKTFYTISVINKTFSTLLLSHEMFKKKSKRINIKIGQIIPNENITPKGIDKKFLLNLYRKHLYSLKKGKKSFFETQSAIAHPVSRIDLLNELKKSKLIGQTSDGKKIYLYDYTEDSIVLKELGRLREISFRKVGEGVNKKRDTDKYDIYYQHIILWDENELEIVGSYRVGNSDFIFKNIGIKGFYSNNLFKYNEEFVPYLQNSIELGRSFVQPKYWGTRALDYLWYGIGAYLKNNPNIKYMFGPVSISANFPSVAKDMMIFYYSYYYGSKEVLIEAKTPYQYSNKLNEIKELFDLNDKKKDFKFLKSALSNIGVSVPTLYKQYSEIAEEGGVKFLDFNIDKDFGDCVDGFILVEVEKIKKSAKQRYIEKE; encoded by the coding sequence ATGATAGATATTCAAAAAGAAATAGAGAAGAAATTCCCAAAAATAAAAGAAAAAGAGAACTTTCTAAAAAAATCTCTATTTAAAATTGCAAAAAAAATAGTTCATGAAGATTCGATAAATCAATTTTTATCACAAAATTCACACTTAAAAGGATTTGAGTTTGTAGATGCTGTTTTAGATTATTTTGATTTTGATTACACAGCTTCAAGTAATGATTTTCAAAATATTCCAACAAGTGGAAAAGTTGTAATTATTGCAAATCATCCTTTAGGTGGACTTGATGCTTTATGTCTGTTAAGACTTATTTCACAAGTTAGAAAAGATGTAAAAATTGTTGCAAATGATTTTTTAGCTGGATTTGAAGCACTTAATTCACTTTTAATTCCAATTGATAACTATAAAATTAGACAATCAAAAAATGATATAAAGAAAATTTATGAAGCTTTAAACAATGAAGAAGCAGTAATTATTTTTCCAGCAGGTGAAGTAAGCCGTGCTACAACAAAAGGAATAAAAGACCCTGTTTGGAATAAAGGTTTTCTAAGTTTTGCACAAAATACAAACTCGCCAATTTTACCAATATTTTTAGATGCAAAAAACTCTAAAACTTTTTATACAATCTCTGTTATTAATAAAACTTTTTCAACACTTTTACTTTCACATGAAATGTTTAAAAAGAAATCAAAAAGAATAAATATAAAAATCGGTCAAATAATTCCAAATGAAAATATAACTCCAAAAGGAATTGATAAAAAGTTTTTATTAAATCTTTATAGAAAACATTTATACTCTTTAAAAAAAGGAAAAAAATCTTTTTTTGAAACTCAAAGTGCTATTGCTCATCCTGTTAGCAGAATTGATTTATTAAATGAATTAAAAAAATCAAAACTTATTGGTCAAACATCTGATGGAAAAAAAATCTATCTTTATGACTACACTGAAGACTCTATTGTTTTAAAAGAACTAGGAAGATTAAGAGAAATTTCATTTAGAAAAGTTGGTGAAGGTGTAAATAAAAAAAGAGATACAGATAAATATGATATTTATTACCAACATATTATTTTATGGGATGAAAATGAACTTGAAATTGTAGGTTCATATAGAGTTGGGAACTCTGATTTTATATTTAAAAATATTGGAATAAAAGGTTTTTATTCTAATAATCTTTTCAAATACAACGAAGAGTTTGTGCCATATTTACAAAATTCTATTGAACTTGGAAGAAGTTTTGTACAACCAAAATATTGGGGAACTAGAGCTTTAGATTATCTTTGGTATGGAATTGGTGCTTATTTAAAAAATAATCCAAATATCAAATATATGTTTGGTCCAGTTTCAATTAGTGCTAACTTCCCAAGTGTTGCAAAAGATATGATGATTTTTTATTATTCTTATTATTATGGTTCAAAAGAAGTATTGATTGAAGCAAAAACACCTTATCAATATTCAAATAAATTAAATGAAATAAAAGAACTTTTTGATTTGAATGATAAGAAAAAAGATTTTAAATTCCTAAAATCAGCTCTTTCAAATATTGGAGTTTCAGTTCCAACTTTATATAAACAATATAGTGAAATAGCAGAAGAAGGTGGAGTTAAATTTTTAGATTTTAATATTGATAAAGATTT